In the genome of Campylobacter concisus, one region contains:
- a CDS encoding TolC family protein has translation MKFLSLALVLVLSGCAVKNIDENYKQILLEDNASRELNLNTSWWKEYHQSYLDELVELALKNNTDLAKAAINVNKALAQAGILEANLIPSFNAGIEAGSSKNIKEGGTSSRNFGSSIGLSYELDLWQKLANSKDAAMFEADATKFDLEASKLSVINSVADAYFQILYLNESIKTYEQILEIYNKLNEIVGLKFELGKEEALSLKQINSQLLSAQNKIESAKKDLVTAKKTLRILLNERPDFELKFEGLTLSPVKRTGVDLEVPTSAIANRPDLRAAIYRIEEGILNYKASQKDFYPSITLGASLKSSTDKKDEAFNLKFLNGNIALNLPFLNYSKLKSNLKVSEANFELAKLNYISTLNSVLNEIDAFYKGYLNDEALLRNYQEQIKNYEEISKIYELKYSYGKVELKQFLEAKNSDLEAKIGLLKAKYTLLQDELNIYKAMAGKFNR, from the coding sequence ATGAAATTTCTAAGCCTAGCTTTAGTGCTCGTTTTAAGCGGTTGCGCTGTTAAAAATATAGATGAAAATTATAAACAAATTTTACTTGAAGATAACGCTAGCAGGGAGCTAAATTTAAACACTTCTTGGTGGAAAGAATATCATCAAAGCTACCTTGATGAGCTTGTAGAACTTGCGCTTAAAAACAATACCGACCTTGCAAAAGCGGCAATAAATGTAAATAAAGCACTCGCTCAAGCTGGAATTTTGGAGGCAAATCTCATCCCAAGCTTTAACGCTGGCATCGAGGCTGGAAGTAGCAAAAACATAAAAGAGGGTGGTACTTCTAGTAGAAATTTTGGCTCAAGCATAGGGCTTAGCTACGAGCTTGATCTTTGGCAAAAGCTAGCAAATAGCAAAGATGCAGCGATGTTTGAGGCAGATGCTACTAAATTTGACCTAGAAGCTAGCAAACTAAGCGTCATAAACTCCGTGGCAGACGCTTATTTTCAAATTTTATATCTAAACGAGAGCATAAAAACTTATGAGCAAATTTTAGAAATTTATAACAAGCTAAACGAGATAGTTGGGCTTAAATTTGAGCTTGGCAAAGAGGAGGCGCTAAGCTTAAAACAGATAAACTCACAGCTTTTAAGCGCTCAAAATAAGATAGAAAGTGCCAAAAAAGATCTTGTGACTGCTAAAAAAACGCTTAGGATTTTGCTAAATGAGAGACCAGATTTTGAGCTTAAATTTGAGGGACTCACACTAAGTCCAGTTAAAAGAACGGGCGTTGATCTAGAAGTGCCAACAAGCGCCATAGCAAACCGTCCGGACCTAAGAGCGGCTATTTACCGCATAGAAGAGGGTATCCTAAACTATAAAGCTAGTCAAAAAGATTTTTATCCTAGCATCACGCTAGGAGCTAGCCTCAAAAGCAGTACCGACAAAAAAGACGAAGCGTTTAATCTTAAATTTCTAAATGGCAACATCGCTTTAAATTTACCGTTTTTAAACTACTCTAAGCTAAAGTCAAATTTAAAAGTAAGCGAGGCAAATTTCGAGCTTGCAAAGCTAAACTACATAAGCACTCTAAATAGCGTGCTAAACGAGATAGACGCATTTTATAAAGGCTACCTAAACGACGAAGCACTACTTAGAAACTATCAAGAGCAAATAAAAAACTACGAAGAAATTTCAAAAATTTACGAGCTAAAATACTCTTATGGCAAGGTTGAGTTAAAGCAGTTTTTGGAAGCAAAAAATAGCGACCTAGAAGCCAAAATAGGGCTACTAAAGGCAAAATATACGCTTTTACAAGACGAGCTAAATATCTACAAAGCCATGGCAGGCAAATTTAATAGGTAA
- a CDS encoding inorganic phosphate transporter, translated as MLRDNLLAFVIFAICSVGFFVWGYQYIPTNNYFLFLIAGMFGLFMAFNIGGNDVANSFGTSVGAKTLTLKQALIIAAIFELSGAIFAGSEVTNTIRNEIVKFPSDLNPMKFVIIMISALLSSGLWLFYASKKGLPVSTTHSIVGGIVGAGLAMGFMIKDPEPFNMVSWGEIGRIAVSWVISPLLGGVMSYVIFGYVKSKIIEPTHELKMNLKALKAERKAYKESFIKALKTKPAEEQIATLSKIAVIDEDEIETTEYSEYRSKIRIMKDSEKEIDTFKAMKKHIPIIAGFAAMVISSMMLFKGLEHINLAFSIIQTVWIIFVIGALAYLASLAIINVMSKNDSEKSINRIFSWFQIFTASSFAFSHGANDIANAVGPFAAVLDVLKTGSINESSPIPSIAMVTFGISLVVGLWFLGKEVITTIGSKLAEILPTTGFSAELASSIVILLATKLGIPVSSTHILIGAVLGIGIVNKNANWKMVRPIILAWLITLPAAAISSAIFYFALAKFLGV; from the coding sequence TTGCTTCGAGATAACTTATTGGCATTTGTTATTTTTGCAATTTGTAGCGTTGGATTTTTCGTTTGGGGCTATCAATACATCCCGACAAATAACTACTTTTTATTCTTGATCGCTGGCATGTTTGGTCTTTTTATGGCCTTTAATATCGGTGGAAATGACGTTGCAAACAGCTTTGGCACAAGCGTTGGCGCTAAGACTCTTACGCTTAAGCAAGCTCTCATCATCGCAGCCATTTTTGAGCTTAGCGGTGCGATATTTGCAGGATCTGAGGTTACAAATACGATTAGAAACGAGATCGTGAAATTTCCAAGCGATCTAAACCCGATGAAATTTGTCATTATCATGATCTCAGCCCTTCTTAGCTCAGGTCTTTGGCTATTTTACGCATCCAAAAAAGGTCTACCAGTCTCAACCACTCACTCGATCGTTGGCGGTATCGTTGGCGCAGGACTTGCTATGGGCTTTATGATAAAAGATCCGGAACCATTTAATATGGTCTCATGGGGTGAGATCGGTAGAATCGCCGTAAGTTGGGTTATCTCACCACTGCTTGGCGGCGTGATGTCTTACGTTATATTTGGCTACGTAAAAAGTAAGATTATCGAGCCAACACATGAACTTAAAATGAATCTAAAAGCGTTAAAAGCTGAGAGAAAAGCCTACAAAGAAAGCTTTATAAAAGCACTCAAAACAAAGCCAGCTGAGGAGCAGATAGCCACTCTTTCAAAGATCGCAGTTATCGATGAGGATGAGATCGAAACCACTGAATATAGCGAATACCGCTCAAAAATTCGCATCATGAAAGATAGCGAAAAAGAGATAGATACTTTTAAAGCGATGAAAAAGCACATCCCAATCATCGCTGGATTTGCCGCAATGGTCATCTCATCAATGATGCTTTTTAAAGGGCTTGAGCATATAAATTTAGCCTTTAGCATCATCCAAACAGTCTGGATCATCTTCGTCATCGGAGCTCTAGCATATCTTGCAAGCCTTGCTATCATAAATGTCATGAGCAAAAACGATAGCGAAAAAAGCATCAATAGAATTTTCTCATGGTTTCAAATTTTTACCGCTTCATCTTTTGCATTTTCACACGGCGCAAACGACATTGCAAACGCAGTTGGACCATTTGCCGCTGTGCTTGATGTGCTAAAAACTGGCTCTATAAACGAAAGCTCGCCGATACCTAGCATCGCAATGGTAACATTTGGCATCTCACTTGTCGTCGGACTTTGGTTTTTAGGCAAAGAGGTCATCACCACCATCGGCTCAAAACTAGCTGAAATTTTACCGACAACTGGCTTTAGTGCCGAGCTTGCCTCAAGTATCGTCATACTTCTAGCCACAAAACTTGGCATACCAGTTAGCTCGACGCATATCCTAATAGGTGCAGTTTTAGGCATCGGCATCGTAAATAAAAATGCAAACTGGAAAATGGTAAGACCAATCATTCTTGCTTGGCTCATCACTCTTCCAGCGGCTGCTATCTCATCGGCTATATTTTACTTTGCCCTTGCTAAATTTCTAGGCGTTTAG
- a CDS encoding Ppx/GppA phosphatase family protein, producing the protein MVIAIDLGSNTFRVALVKKEQNGFSNEQIYEKIVGAARGLNESGKIADESKNRLFEAIAEAKSKFDFTKFKCVAVATEAFRVASNSKEIFSEIREKFGINFHIISGKAEAKLTFLGIQNAFKKLGISENFSIIDIGGASSEIGEDGNFMSFKFGIITFFEKFKTLDLMQENAKFYTKDAGEFLNSLKNKFIVLTSGVPTTIAALRLGLNYENYDPKKVSGFELKKNRDLAWFVDELLKMDDKSADLAVGRNRKHPLIAGTLLLEELLSGQEAKFIVIDDGLREGVGVAYLQGKFQEIITNF; encoded by the coding sequence TTGGTTATAGCGATAGATCTTGGCTCAAACACATTTCGCGTAGCACTTGTCAAAAAAGAACAAAATGGCTTTAGTAATGAGCAAATTTATGAAAAGATAGTAGGAGCTGCTAGAGGGCTAAATGAAAGTGGCAAGATAGCAGATGAGTCTAAAAATAGGCTCTTTGAAGCGATAGCAGAGGCTAAAAGCAAATTTGACTTTACTAAATTTAAATGCGTAGCAGTCGCAACTGAGGCTTTTAGGGTGGCGTCAAATAGCAAGGAAATTTTTAGCGAGATAAGAGAGAAATTTGGCATAAATTTTCATATCATCAGTGGCAAAGCAGAAGCAAAGCTTACATTTTTGGGTATTCAAAATGCTTTTAAAAAGCTTGGAATCAGTGAAAATTTTAGTATCATTGACATCGGTGGAGCAAGCTCAGAGATCGGCGAAGATGGAAATTTTATGAGTTTTAAATTTGGCATTATTACATTTTTTGAGAAATTTAAAACGCTTGATTTAATGCAAGAAAATGCAAAATTTTATACAAAAGATGCAGGAGAATTTTTAAATAGCTTAAAAAATAAATTTATCGTGCTGACTTCTGGCGTACCAACTACTATCGCAGCGCTGCGACTTGGACTTAACTACGAGAACTATGATCCAAAAAAAGTAAGCGGATTTGAGCTTAAAAAAAATCGTGATCTCGCTTGGTTTGTAGATGAACTTTTAAAGATGGATGATAAGAGCGCTGATTTGGCGGTTGGAAGAAACAGAAAGCATCCGCTCATCGCTGGAACCTTGCTTTTAGAGGAGCTTTTAAGTGGGCAAGAAGCAAAATTTATAGTTATCGACGATGGGCTTAGAGAGGGTGTTGGGGTTGCTTATCTGCAAGGAAAATTTCAAGAAATTATCACAAATTTTTAG
- a CDS encoding efflux RND transporter periplasmic adaptor subunit, with protein MKKSKILIILLILGVGGYFIYDNFFKIKDEKVEFITKKAKKGSFSKKVDATGEIFATELVDVGAQVSGQIKKLYVKLGDQVKKGDMIASIDSSTQQNNIDNKEAQLAIYKAQLESAKVALNIAKTQFDRENALFAKNATSKQEFESAKNTYSTNSAKIKELEAQIKQTNIELSTAKINLGYTKITAPRDGIIVSVQVEEGQTVNANQTTPTIVKIADLSYVKMKMQIAEGDITKIKVGTPVEYSILSEPTKKFQTTVSSIDPGLTTLSDGSYGSSSSSKSTSSSTSSNSAVYYYAQSIVENKDKILRIGMTTQNELLIANVKDAIIVPSIGIKRDENGTFVYVLKDGKAVKTAVKTGIKDNLDTQIISGVNEGDEIITSQGSASEIAKMIEKENKKF; from the coding sequence ATGAAAAAATCTAAAATTTTAATAATCCTGCTTATTTTAGGCGTCGGTGGATATTTTATCTATGATAATTTTTTTAAGATAAAAGATGAAAAGGTGGAGTTTATCACCAAAAAGGCAAAGAAAGGTTCATTCAGTAAAAAAGTCGATGCGACTGGAGAAATTTTTGCTACCGAGCTAGTTGATGTGGGTGCTCAGGTGAGCGGCCAGATAAAAAAACTCTACGTTAAGCTTGGAGATCAGGTCAAAAAAGGCGATATGATCGCAAGTATCGATAGCTCGACCCAGCAAAATAACATCGATAATAAAGAGGCGCAACTAGCTATCTACAAAGCCCAGCTAGAAAGCGCAAAAGTGGCTCTAAATATCGCTAAAACGCAGTTTGATAGAGAAAATGCACTTTTTGCCAAAAATGCCACTTCAAAACAAGAATTTGAAAGCGCAAAAAATACTTATAGTACAAATAGCGCAAAGATAAAGGAGCTGGAGGCTCAGATAAAGCAGACAAATATCGAGCTAAGCACAGCTAAGATAAATTTAGGCTACACAAAGATCACCGCTCCAAGAGATGGAATAATAGTAAGCGTACAGGTCGAAGAAGGACAGACTGTAAATGCTAATCAAACTACGCCAACTATCGTAAAGATCGCAGATCTTAGCTATGTTAAGATGAAGATGCAAATAGCTGAGGGCGACATCACAAAGATAAAAGTTGGCACGCCAGTTGAATACTCGATCCTATCTGAGCCAACGAAAAAATTTCAAACGACGGTTAGCTCAATCGACCCTGGCTTAACGACATTAAGCGATGGTAGCTATGGCTCTAGCAGTAGTAGTAAATCCACAAGCTCAAGCACTTCAAGCAACTCAGCTGTTTATTATTATGCTCAAAGCATAGTTGAAAATAAAGATAAAATTTTAAGAATAGGCATGACAACACAAAATGAGCTTTTAATAGCAAATGTAAAGGACGCTATCATCGTACCAAGTATCGGCATTAAAAGAGATGAAAACGGCACATTTGTCTATGTTCTAAAAGACGGCAAAGCGGTAAAAACAGCGGTCAAAACTGGCATAAAAGACAACCTCGATACACAGATCATCAGCGGTGTAAATGAGGGTGATGAGATCATCACATCACAAGGCTCAGCAAGCGAGATAGCCAAGATGATCGAAAAAGAAAATAAGAAGTTTTAA
- a CDS encoding ATP-dependent Clp protease ATP-binding subunit, with amino-acid sequence MADITENLTAQMQETLEKGISLAIFSKNPQVVPLHIFWALLADSNSILNQVFNKMNVSKDAVELEVKSKISSLPNSSNVTKDNVSVSRELINSLENAKALMVSMGDSYIAVDTWIISSLELSEIKQILSKFCDILEIKKNLESIRGGKKIDSQTGDDTLDSLEKFGIDLTQKALNKELDPVIGRDEEITRMMQILIRKSKNNPILLGEPGVGKTAIVEGLAQKIVARDVPTSLANKRVIALDMSAVVAGAKYRGEFEDRLKAVIDEVKKAGNIILFIDEIHTIVGAGASEGGMDAANILKPALARGELHAVGATTLKEYRKYFEKDAALQRRFQPIDVKEPSVNEALQILRGIKERLEVHHGITITDSALVAAARLSDRYIANRFLPDKAIDLIDEAAAELKMQIESEPYELSKIKREIVTLQVEKEALKMEDADKNKERLGEIEKEIADLNEKKLALDTKFENEKAVFGGISKATKEIDSLKSQAEIAKRNGDLQKAAEIEYGKIADAKKHKHELEEKWESMKKEGVLLKNQVDEELVAEILSKWTGISVKKMLTSEKEKYLRIEEYLRESVVGQDDALHALARAVKRNKAGLNEGQRPIGSFLFLGPTGVGKTQSAKALAKFLFDDEKALIRFDMSEYMEKHSVSRLLGAPPGYVGYDEGGQLTEAVRRRPYSVILFDEVEKAHKDVFNILLGILDDGRATDNKGVTVDFKNTIIILTSNIASNFIMELKGEDRDVAVKNELKNYFKPEFLNRLDDTIIFNPLNEQGLISIVEIMFKELEKTLHNRGIKAVLSEEAKKFIAKAGFDIVYGARPLRRALYELVEDKIADMILKDELESGDEITIDSDGEKIIIKKK; translated from the coding sequence ATGGCTGATATAACAGAAAATTTAACAGCTCAGATGCAAGAAACTCTTGAAAAAGGTATTAGTTTAGCGATATTTTCTAAAAATCCGCAAGTTGTTCCGCTTCATATTTTTTGGGCTTTACTTGCAGATAGTAATTCTATTTTAAACCAAGTGTTTAATAAAATGAATGTAAGTAAAGACGCCGTCGAGCTTGAAGTAAAAAGTAAAATTTCTTCACTTCCAAATAGCTCAAACGTTACAAAAGATAACGTTTCAGTTTCAAGAGAGCTTATAAATTCTCTTGAAAATGCAAAAGCTTTGATGGTAAGCATGGGCGATAGCTACATAGCTGTTGATACATGGATCATCTCATCTCTTGAGCTTAGTGAGATCAAACAAATTTTAAGCAAATTTTGCGATATCTTAGAGATCAAAAAGAACCTTGAGAGCATAAGAGGTGGTAAAAAGATAGATAGCCAAACTGGCGATGATACTCTTGATAGCTTAGAGAAATTTGGTATCGATCTAACGCAAAAAGCGCTAAATAAAGAGCTTGATCCAGTCATCGGCCGTGATGAAGAGATCACTAGGATGATGCAAATTTTAATAAGAAAGAGCAAAAACAACCCTATATTATTAGGTGAGCCAGGCGTTGGTAAAACAGCCATCGTTGAGGGGCTAGCTCAAAAGATAGTCGCTCGTGATGTGCCAACAAGCCTTGCAAACAAGCGTGTCATCGCGCTTGATATGAGTGCAGTCGTAGCTGGCGCAAAGTATAGAGGCGAGTTTGAAGATAGGCTAAAAGCTGTCATTGACGAGGTTAAAAAAGCTGGTAACATCATACTTTTTATAGATGAAATTCACACCATCGTTGGAGCTGGTGCGAGCGAGGGCGGAATGGACGCGGCAAATATCCTAAAACCAGCTCTTGCACGTGGCGAGCTTCACGCTGTTGGTGCGACGACATTAAAAGAGTATAGAAAGTACTTTGAAAAAGATGCAGCACTTCAAAGACGTTTTCAACCAATAGACGTTAAAGAGCCAAGCGTAAATGAGGCACTTCAAATTTTACGTGGTATAAAAGAGCGTCTTGAAGTTCATCACGGCATCACGATAACAGATAGCGCGCTAGTTGCCGCAGCAAGGTTAAGTGACCGCTACATCGCAAACCGCTTCTTGCCAGATAAAGCGATCGACCTTATAGATGAGGCAGCAGCTGAGCTTAAGATGCAAATAGAGAGCGAGCCATATGAGCTTTCAAAGATAAAACGCGAGATCGTAACGCTTCAAGTAGAAAAAGAAGCTCTAAAGATGGAGGATGCTGATAAAAACAAAGAAAGACTTGGCGAGATCGAAAAAGAGATAGCTGACCTAAATGAGAAAAAGCTAGCACTTGATACTAAATTTGAAAATGAAAAGGCAGTTTTCGGCGGAATTTCAAAAGCTACAAAAGAGATAGATAGCTTAAAATCACAAGCTGAGATAGCAAAAAGAAATGGTGATCTTCAAAAAGCTGCCGAGATAGAATATGGCAAGATAGCAGATGCTAAAAAGCACAAACACGAGCTTGAAGAAAAATGGGAGAGCATGAAAAAAGAGGGCGTGCTTCTTAAAAATCAAGTCGATGAAGAGCTTGTAGCTGAAATTTTGAGCAAATGGACTGGAATTTCAGTTAAGAAGATGCTAACAAGCGAAAAAGAGAAGTATCTGCGCATTGAAGAGTATCTAAGAGAGAGCGTTGTCGGTCAAGATGACGCACTACACGCACTTGCACGTGCTGTAAAAAGAAACAAAGCAGGGCTAAATGAAGGTCAAAGGCCGATTGGTTCGTTTTTATTTCTTGGACCAACAGGCGTTGGTAAAACCCAGTCTGCTAAGGCTTTGGCTAAATTTTTATTTGACGATGAGAAGGCGCTTATCCGCTTTGATATGAGCGAATATATGGAAAAACATAGCGTGAGCAGGCTTCTTGGCGCGCCTCCAGGATATGTAGGCTACGATGAAGGCGGTCAGCTAACAGAGGCAGTTCGCAGAAGGCCATACTCAGTAATACTTTTTGACGAGGTTGAAAAGGCTCACAAAGATGTATTTAACATACTTCTTGGCATACTTGATGATGGACGTGCGACTGACAACAAAGGTGTAACGGTTGATTTTAAAAATACGATCATCATTTTAACTTCAAACATTGCTTCAAATTTCATAATGGAGTTAAAGGGCGAGGATCGTGATGTGGCTGTTAAAAACGAGCTTAAAAACTACTTTAAACCTGAGTTTTTAAATAGGCTTGATGATACTATCATATTTAATCCTCTAAATGAACAAGGCCTAATCTCTATCGTTGAGATCATGTTTAAAGAGCTTGAAAAGACTCTTCACAACCGCGGTATCAAGGCAGTTTTAAGCGAAGAAGCTAAGAAATTTATCGCAAAAGCTGGCTTTGACATAGTTTATGGCGCAAGACCTCTTAGAAGAGCGCTTTATGAGCTAGTTGAAGATAAGATCGCTGATATGATCTTGAAAGATGAGCTTGAAAGTGGCGATGAGATCACCATTGATAGCGATGGCGAGAAGATTATCATTAAGAAAAAATAA
- a CDS encoding MacB family efflux pump subunit, whose protein sequence is MISLKNITKSFKLGENEIEILHGINLEIKKGEFISIIGQSGSGKSTLMNILGCLDSPSGGQYLLDSKDISKFDSDSLAKLRRDKFGFIFQRYNLLSTMNALENVALPSIYAGANKSDREKRGMEILDSLGLSEKAKNLPNKLSGGQQQRVSIARALMNGGEIILADEPTGALDSKSGLRVMEILVDLYKKGHTIIIVTHDPKIAEYASRVIEIKDGNIVSDNIKNSEIFEAKKQNQPEKSKFTYYKDQLIESFKMSVNAMLAHKLRSLLTMLGIIIGITAVISVVALGKGSQEQILAGIRKIGTNTIDIMPGKGFGDMLSGRVKTLSISDANMLSKQSFLDSVTPNTSTSGVLTYENISLTATLKGGGVGSFDVNGLKLEKGRIYDDDEVLNSDSVTLIDQNTKNSIFKNEDPIGKIILFNKKPLRIIGVLQKDEFKVGDASSLKIYAPYTTVINKITGDKFISSITVKVNESVNAQIAEKSLTDLLTIKHGKKDFFTRNSDSIKQTIEETISTMRLLISSIAVVSLVVGGIGVMNIMLVSVTERTKEIGIKMAIGARQSNILQQFLIEAVLLCLIGGAIGIAFSYAIGYIFNNFLDGFSMIFSNGSIVLALVTSMAIGIIFGYMPAKNASKLNPIDALSRE, encoded by the coding sequence GTGATAAGTCTAAAAAATATCACAAAAAGCTTTAAGCTAGGTGAGAATGAAATAGAAATTCTTCATGGCATAAATTTAGAGATAAAAAAGGGCGAATTTATATCTATCATCGGTCAGTCTGGCTCTGGTAAATCAACTCTGATGAACATCCTTGGTTGCCTTGATAGCCCAAGTGGCGGGCAATACTTACTAGATAGCAAAGATATATCTAAATTTGATAGTGACTCGCTTGCCAAGCTTAGGCGAGATAAATTTGGCTTTATCTTTCAAAGATATAACCTTCTTAGCACGATGAACGCCCTTGAAAACGTCGCACTTCCTAGCATTTATGCAGGGGCAAATAAGAGCGACCGAGAAAAAAGAGGTATGGAGATCTTAGACTCACTTGGCCTTAGCGAAAAAGCAAAAAATTTACCAAATAAACTCTCAGGCGGACAACAGCAAAGGGTCTCCATAGCAAGGGCACTGATGAATGGTGGCGAGATTATCTTGGCTGATGAGCCAACAGGTGCGCTTGATAGCAAAAGTGGTCTAAGAGTGATGGAAATTTTAGTGGATCTTTACAAAAAAGGTCACACCATCATCATCGTCACGCACGACCCAAAGATCGCCGAATACGCGAGTCGTGTGATCGAGATAAAAGATGGCAACATCGTAAGTGATAATATAAAAAATAGTGAAATTTTTGAGGCCAAAAAGCAAAACCAGCCAGAAAAGAGCAAATTTACCTACTATAAAGATCAGCTAATTGAAAGTTTTAAAATGTCGGTAAATGCGATGCTAGCTCATAAATTAAGATCGCTTCTTACTATGCTTGGTATTATCATTGGCATCACGGCGGTCATTAGCGTCGTAGCTCTTGGCAAAGGCTCACAGGAGCAAATTTTAGCTGGCATCAGAAAGATCGGCACAAATACGATCGACATAATGCCAGGAAAAGGCTTTGGCGATATGCTCTCGGGCAGGGTAAAAACGCTCTCTATAAGTGACGCAAATATGCTCTCAAAACAGTCATTTCTGGACTCAGTCACTCCAAACACAAGCACTTCAGGCGTACTAACGTATGAAAATATCTCCTTAACAGCGACACTAAAGGGCGGTGGAGTAGGGAGCTTTGACGTAAATGGACTAAAACTAGAAAAGGGAAGAATTTACGATGACGACGAGGTTTTAAACTCAGATTCTGTCACACTAATAGACCAAAACACCAAAAATAGTATATTTAAAAACGAAGACCCTATCGGTAAGATCATTCTTTTTAACAAAAAGCCACTTCGCATTATAGGTGTTTTGCAAAAAGATGAATTTAAAGTCGGCGATGCTAGCTCACTTAAAATTTATGCTCCATACACGACTGTTATAAACAAGATAACGGGCGATAAATTTATTAGCTCAATAACCGTAAAAGTAAATGAAAGCGTAAATGCTCAAATTGCAGAAAAGAGCCTGACTGATCTTTTAACGATAAAACACGGCAAAAAAGACTTCTTTACAAGGAATTCTGATAGCATCAAGCAAACTATCGAAGAGACGATCTCAACCATGCGCCTTCTAATATCAAGTATCGCCGTGGTTTCGCTAGTAGTTGGTGGCATAGGCGTGATGAATATCATGCTAGTCTCGGTCACCGAGCGCACCAAAGAGATAGGCATCAAAATGGCGATCGGAGCCAGACAGAGCAACATCTTGCAGCAGTTTTTGATAGAGGCGGTGCTACTTTGCCTTATCGGTGGAGCTATCGGTATAGCCTTTTCCTACGCTATTGGCTACATTTTCAACAACTTTTTAGATGGTTTTAGCATGATCTTTTCAAATGGCTCGATAGTACTTGCACTTGTCACGTCGATGGCCATTGGCATCATCTTTGGCTATATGCCTGCCAAAAATGCCTCAAAACTAAATCCAATAGATGCGCTTTCAAGGGAGTAA
- a CDS encoding GatB/YqeY domain-containing protein, translated as MSIREQILADIKEAMKAKDEFKRDTLRTLNAALKQVEVDQRIEMTDEVVLPLLQKEIKKRADSVELYIKGAREDLAKKEQGEIELIKAYLPAQLSDEELKEKIKKIIERAGKNLGAVMKMAKDEIGASAEAKRISMIAKELLA; from the coding sequence ATGAGTATAAGAGAGCAAATTTTAGCTGATATAAAAGAGGCTATGAAGGCAAAAGATGAGTTTAAAAGAGATACTTTAAGAACGCTAAATGCAGCACTTAAGCAAGTTGAAGTCGATCAAAGGATTGAAATGACTGATGAAGTGGTACTTCCACTGCTTCAAAAGGAGATCAAAAAGAGGGCTGACTCGGTTGAGCTTTATATAAAAGGTGCTAGAGAGGATTTGGCTAAAAAAGAGCAGGGCGAGATTGAGCTTATTAAGGCATATTTGCCAGCACAACTAAGCGATGAAGAGCTTAAAGAAAAAATAAAAAAGATTATTGAAAGAGCTGGTAAAAATTTAGGTGCTGTAATGAAAATGGCAAAAGATGAGATCGGAGCAAGTGCTGAAGCAAAACGCATAAGTATGATCGCAAAAGAGCTTTTGGCTTAA